In Schistocerca piceifrons isolate TAMUIC-IGC-003096 chromosome 9, iqSchPice1.1, whole genome shotgun sequence, the following proteins share a genomic window:
- the LOC124716729 gene encoding uncharacterized protein LOC124716729: MSAGVDEVPVILVKKIANQIVKPLVHVANLSMAEGVFPEKLKISKVVPLLKKGNKHILMKYNVTHYLNIHIPINSNQHGFQVGRSTETVVLEYTKEIITKLEEGKSVVGINLDLSSCNKDPKSETS; the protein is encoded by the exons atgtcagctggagtagatgaggtgccagtAATACTAGTAAAGAAAATAGCTAATCAAATAGTGAAACCATTGGTGCACgtagcaaacttgtcaatggctgaagGCGTGTTTCcagagaaactgaaaatttctaaagtcgttcccctgttgaaaaagggCAATAAGc ATATACTAATGAAATATAatgtcacacattatcttaatatccacattccgataaacagtaatcagcatggatttcaagttGGAAGAAGTACCGAAACAGTTGTactggaatacacaaaagaaataatcactaaactggaagagggaaaaagtgtagttgggataaatctagatctgtcaagctgtaacaaggacccgaagtcagaaacat cataa